A window from Theobroma cacao cultivar B97-61/B2 chromosome 3, Criollo_cocoa_genome_V2, whole genome shotgun sequence encodes these proteins:
- the LOC18606566 gene encoding V-type proton ATPase subunit E translates to MNDADVSKQIQQMVRFIRQEAEEKANEISVSAEEEFNIEKLQLVEAEKKKIRQEYEKKKKQVEIRKKIEYSMQLNASRIKVLQAQDDVVNSMKEAASKDLLNVSRDHHVYKNLLKDLIVQSLVRLKEPAVLLRCRKDDVHLVESVLDSAKEEYASKVNVHPPEIFIDHVHLPPGPSHHNAHGPFCSGGVVLASRDGKIVCENTLDARLDVAFRKKLPEIRKWLFSQAAA, encoded by the exons ATGAACGACGCAGATGTATCGAAGCAGATCCAGCAGATGGTAAGATTCATCCGCCAAGAAGCGGAGGAAAAGGCTAACGAGATCTCAGTTTCCGCTGAAGAG GAATTCAACATCGAGAAGCTCCAATTGGTGGAGgcggagaagaagaagatcaGACAAGAGTacgagaagaagaagaagcaagTCGAAATTCgaaagaaaat TGAGTATTCGATGCAGCTTAATGCATCTAGGATTAAGGTCCTTCAGGCTCAAGATGACGTGGTTAATTCAATGAAAGAGGCGGCATCCAAGGACCTTCTGAATGTGAGCCGTGATCACCATGTgtataaaaatcttttgaaagATCTAATTGTTCAG AGTTTGGTCAGACTGAAAGAGCCTGCTGTCTTACTTCGTTGTCGCAAAGATGATGTGCATTTGGTGGAGTCTGTGCTGGATTCAGCAAAGGAGGAATATGCTTCTAAAGTGAATGTTCATCCACCAGAGATATTCATTGACCATGTCCATCTTCCCCCTGGTCCTTCTCATCATAATGCTCATGGTCCTTTCTG CTCTGGAGGTGTAGTGTTAGCATCCCGAGATGGAAAAATTGTGTGTGAGAACACCTTAGATGCACGGCTGGATGTTGCATTCCGTAAAAAACTTCCAGAG ATCCGCAAGTGGCTCTTCAGTCAGGCTGCCGCTTGA